A window of Solanum stenotomum isolate F172 chromosome 3, ASM1918654v1, whole genome shotgun sequence contains these coding sequences:
- the LOC125858485 gene encoding MMS19 nucleotide excision repair protein homolog, whose amino-acid sequence MGGTPTIQYVIHIESYVSSSSSEAQQAASVDAIAILLKNDLLSLETLVREMEMYLTTTDNIIRSRGILLLGELLMQLMLKPLGDTAISSLIEFFTERLADWKALHGALVGCLALLRRKTGTGMINRSQAKAVAESYLKTLQVQSLGQQDRKLCLQILECLLDRYRDALFSLGDDLVYGICEAIDGEKDPQCLMLIFHIVELLAQLFPEASGPLENFAGDLFEILECYFPIHFTHPKSDDVDMKRGELSRALMLAFASTPLYEPSAIPLLLDKLSSSLPSAKVESLKYLSYCTLKYGGDRMEKYTKSLWSALKDALFTCPQSTLSEDSDPIDGLGFHESEIMTQALELLQVLVRQHNDSFLSLILGDGDISTFLNSFSQFDDFNSLSTQYKQRLHAVGHVLSVCIKASGSSCNKVFESFFPRLVDALRLSVENSHGIVHSALDANFNFGALYLCVELLAACRQLVVSSDEVASAHDLAHDSWCQILSSFCTSLCNVFFCLIRASCVESTWNAYVYAAVKGLEILATFPGSFISVSKLMYENILLTLTSIIESDFNKKFLWKAALKALVEISLFVNKYHEDEKAASFNSIVKQKIVSLISSDDLNMPQSLKLEAIFDIGLTGKSFMHSVVSELEKTISANLSEILVHGDRRLAGLTPGLLECYSNKVLPWFHGNGGADEVSLSFAINIFTKMENNSSLSLEAKGKELLGATMAAMKQAMTGCSVESQEKVLEKAIDVMETSSFFLSNDLILGTDLFNKKTRLGQTSESLSCRDEWITSLFASVVIALRPQTQIPNIRLLLQLLAMTLLEGHVPSAQALGSLVNKLPLNISEDCSLEELIDTLFKNVMWCNISIGKEGNDDGAVAMSNPSINSLNSHAVIGLAWIGKGLLMRGHEKLKDVTMTFLSCLVSNEDQGNLLPFNDQMKDPAEHKVLCLRKSAADAFHILMSDSDACLNRNYHAIVRPIYKQRFFNIMMPMFLSAIVKCDSSTSRCFLYQAFAHLVSETPLVAVVGDAKKVLPVLMDCFLILSKDMSHKEIIYSVLLVLSGILTDKNGQEAIIENAPMVIRRLIELTSYPYVMVIRETAIQCLGAMSELPHARIYPMRTQVLQAITKALDDPKRVVRLEAVKCRLAWASIASRSIHF is encoded by the exons ATGGGTGGCACTCCGACAATTCAGTATGTCATTCACATTGAGTCTTACGTTAGCTCTTCCAGCTCCGAGGCACAGCAG GCGGCAAGCGTTGATGCGATTGCTATTCTTCTGAAGAATGACTTGTTAAGTTTAGAAACTTTG GTTAGGGAGATGGAGATGTATTTGACCACTACAGATAATATCATTCGTTCAAGAG GTATCCTCTTACTTGGAGAGCTATTGATGCAATTAATGTTGAAGCCGTTGGGTGATACTGCAATAAGCAGCTTGATAGAATTCTTCACAGAGCGGCTG GCAGATTGGAAAGCGTTGCATGGTGCCCTCGTCGGTTGTTTGGCTCTACTAAGGAGGAAAACTGGTACTGGTATGATCAATAGGAGTCAAGCAAAGGCTGTTGCGGAGTCTTATCTGAAAACCCTGCAGGTGCAGTCCTTGGGGCAGCAAGACAGGAAG CTTTGCCTTCAAATATTGGAATGCCTATTAGATCGCTATCGGGATGCACTTTTTTCACTG GGTGATGATCTCGTCTATGGAATCTGTGAAGCTATTGATGGTGAAAAGGATCCACAGTGCTTGATGCTCATATTTCATATAGTTGAACTGCTGGCACAATTATTTCCCGAAGCTTCTGGCCCGTTGGAGAATTTTGCAGGGGATTTGTTCGAGATTTTGGAATGTTACTTTCCTATCCATTTCACCCAT CCTAAGAGTGATGATGTTGATATGAAGAGGGGGGAACTCTCAAGGGCCCTAATG CTGGCATTTGCTTCAACACCACTTTATGAACCCTCAGCCATTCCATTACTTCTTGACAAACTATCTTCTTCTCTGCCGTCAGCAAAG GTGGAATCTTTGAAGTACCTTAGCTATTGCACATTGAAATATGGGGGAGATAGAATGGAAAAGTACACAAAATCCCTTTGGTCTGCATTAAAAGATGCACTGTTTACTTGTCCGCAGTCCACTTTGTCAGAGGATTCCGATCCAATAGATGGATTAGGTTTTCATGAGAGTGAAATTATGACACAGGCCCTTGAACTTCTTCAGGTGCTTGTTCGGCAGCATAATGATTCATTCTTGAGTTTGATTCTGGGTGATGGGGACATAAGCACATTTCTGAACTCCTTTTCCCAGTTCGACGATTTTAATAGTCTTTCTACCCAATACAAACAGAGATTACATGCAGTTGGGCATGTTCTTTCTGTTTGCATTAAAGCTTCTGGATCTTCCTGCAATAAAGTTTTTGAAAGTTTCTTTCCTCGGTTGGTGGATGCCTTAAGGCTCTCGGTTGAAAATTCCCATGGAATTGTTCATTCAGCTTTGGATGCGAACTTTAACTTTGGAGCCTTGTATCTATGTGTTGAACTCCTTGCTGCATGCAGACAGCTGGTAGTCAGCTCTGATGAAGTCGCTTCAGCTCATGATCTAGCACATGACTCTTGGTGCCAGATACTTAGTAGTTTCTGCACATCATTATGTAATGTTTTCTTTTGTCTCATTCGAGCAAGTTGTGTTGAAAGCACTTGGAATGCTTATGTTTATGCAGCAG TTAAAGGTTTGGAGATCTTGGCTACATTTCCTGGAAGCTTTATTTCTGTCTCAAAGCTCATGTATGAGAATATCTTGCTGACTTTGACGTCAATTATTGAATCTGATTTCAACAAGAAGTTTCTATGGAAGGCAGCACTGAAAGCATTAGTGGAGATTAGCTTGTTTGTCAATAAGTATCATGAGGACGAGAAGGCAGCTAGCTTTAACAGTATTGTCAAGCAAAAGATTGTTTCTCTGATTTCTTCTGATGACTTAAACATGCCTCAATCGCTCAAACTGGAGGCCATTTTTGATATCGGATTGACCGGGAAGAGTTTCATGCATAGTGTTGTAAGCGAATTGGAGAAGACTATATCAGCCAACTTATCTGAGATTCTT GTCCATGGAGATCGGCGGTTAGCTGGATTGACACCTGGGCTTTTGGAATGTTATTCCAATAAGGTACTTCCATG GTTCCATGGCAATGGAGGTGCAGATGAAGTCTCTTTGAGTTTTGCGATTAATATTTTCACTAAAATGGAAAATAACTCATCTTTGAGTCTAGAAGCAAAGGGAAAG GAACTTCTGGGTGCAACAATGGCTGCAATGAAGCAAGCTATGACAGGCTGTTCAGTGGAAAGTCAGGAAAAGGTTCTTGAGAAAGCTATTGATGTGATGGAAACAAGCTCTTTTTTCTTGTCAAATGATCTGATTCTAGGAACCGATCTCTTTAACAAGAAAACTCGACTTGGTCAGACTTCTGAGAGTTTGTCATGTCGAGACGAATGGATTACTTCACTCTTTGCGTCAGTTGTAATTGCATTGCGTCCTCAAACTCAGATACCAAATATAAGACTCTTATTACAGTTGTTGGCGATGACTCTCCTTGAAGGCCATGTCCCCTCAGCTCAGGCCCTGGGTTCTTTGGTTAACAAACTTCCTCTGAATATATCAGAAGACTGCAGTCTCGAAGAACTTATTGATACGCTATTCAAGAATGTAATGTGGTGCAACATTAGTATTGGGAAAGAGGGCAATGATGATGGTGCAGTTGCTATGAGTAACCCGAGTATAAATAGTCTAAATAGTCATGCTGTTATTGGATTAGCATGGATAGGGAAAGGTCTGCTTATGCGGGGTCATGAGAAGCTAAAAGATGTGACTATGACTTTCTTGAGTTGCTTAGTTTCAAATGAAGATCAGGGAAATTTGCTACCTTTCAATGATCAAATGAAAGATCCCGCAGAGCACAAAGTTCTTTGTCTCAGAAAATCAGCTGCTGATGCATTTCATATTCTTATGAGTGATTCTGATGCTTGTTTGAACAGAAATTACCATGCAATCGTTCGCCCAATCTATAAACAACGATTTTTCAACATAATGATGCCTATGTTCTTATCTGCAATAGTAAAATGTGATTCATCCACTTCAAG GTGTTTTCTCTATCAAGCTTTTGCACACCTGGTATCTGAAACTCCTCTTGTTGCTGTTGTTGGTGATGCCAAAAAG GTCCTTCCTGTACTTATGGATTGCTTTCTTATATTGAGCAAGGATATGTCTCATAAGGAGATAATTTACAGTGTCTTATTAGTTCTCTCTGGAATATTAACGGATAAAAATG GACAAGAAGCTATCATAGAAAATGCTCCCATGGTTATCCGCAGACTTATTGAGCTCACTTCCTATCCTTATGTGATG GTGATTCGAGAGACTGCAATCCAGTGCCTTGGTGCCATGTCGGAGCTGCCGCATGCGAGGATATATCCCATGAGAACGCAG GTGTTGCAAGCTATAACCAAAGCTCTTGATGATCCAAAGAGGGTTGTTCGTCTAGAGGCAGTCAAATGTCGGCTAGCTTG GGCTTCAATTGCATCAAGGAGTATTCACTTCTAA
- the LOC125857869 gene encoding protein PAF1 homolog: MASYRPFPPPSQSSFVPPPPPPQNQNPPPPPSQSRGSQYSQNWGGYGVNDGSSYTQQNYSQVHQSSNYQHPGYAPPPPATRNQYPPPPPPPADSSYPPPPPPSGQPPPPPAPMYYPSSQYSQYSQNQPLEPPPPPPPPSSPPSSAIPPPPPPSQPPSPPPPPSSVPSQNQRNESRPSAEKRRESGWRESGHGNHTTRSKQPGHSVPPLPVKKSNAPSGRVETEEERRLRKKREIEKQRHEEKNRQYLKESQNKVLQKTQMLTSGTKGHGSISASHMADRRTAPLLSGERTENRLKKPTTFLCKLKFRNELPDPTAQPKLLTLRRDPDRFTKYSITSLEKMHKPQLYVEPDLGIPLDLLDLSVYNPPKGVKIPLAPEDEELLRDDNPITPIKKDGIKKKERPTDKGVSWLVKTQYISPLSTESAKQSLTEKQAKELRETKGGRNILENLNKRDRQIQEIEASFEACKSRPIHATNRRLQPVKVQPLYPDFDRYKDPFVLANYDSAPTADSETYNKLDKTVRDACESQAVMKSFVATSSDADKPDKFLAYMVPAPNELSKDMYDENEDISYSWVREYHWDVRGDDADDPNTYVVAFGETEARYMPLPTKLVLRKKRAREGKSNEEVEHFPVPSKVTVRKRPTAAAIELKEEGGYTTALKGNVSSSKRTRISHEDDVGEQHNNMHDDDQDQSSGGEYYMSD; encoded by the exons ATGGCTTCGTATAGGCCATTTCCTCCACCGTCGCAGTCGAGTTTTGTTCCTCCGCCACCGCCTCCGCAGAATCAGAACCCTCCGCCACCACCGTCTCAATCCAGGGGAAGTCAGTACTCGCAGAATTGGGGGGGTTACGGAGTGAATGATGGATCTTCGTATACCCAGCAGAATTACTCTCAGGTGCACCAGAGTTCAAATTATCAGCATCCTGGTTACGCTCCTCCACCTCCTGCGACCAGAAATCAGTATCCACCTCCGCCTCCTCCTCCTGCGGATTCTTCATATCCACCTCCGCCACCACCTTCTGGGCAGCCACCTCCTCCTCCTGCTCCAATGTATTATCCATCTTCTCAGTACTCCCAGTATAGCCAAAACCAGCCCTTGGAGCCCCCACCTCCACCCCCTCCACCTTCGTCTCCTCCAAGTTCTGCTATTCCTCCTCCTCCCCCACCTTCTCAGCCACCGTCCCCTCCGCCACCTCCTTCATCAGTTCCCTCTCAGAACCAACGTAATGAAAGCAGGCCTAGTGCAGAGAAAAGGCGAGAATCTGGCTGGCGTGAATCAGGCCATGGTAACCACACTACTCGTTCTAAACAGCCAGGCCATTCTGTTCCTCCATTGCCAGTGAAAAAATCCAATGCTCCTTCAGGAAGGGTTGAGACTGAGGAAGAGAGGAGGTTAAGGAAGAAGAGAGAGATAGAAAAGCAAAGGCATGAAGAGAAGAATAGACAGTATTTAAAGGAATCACAGAATAAGGTTCTGCAGAAAACCCAAATGTTAACTTCTGGTACGAAGGGTCATGGGTCAATTAGCGCATCACATATGGCTGACAGAAGAACCGCCCCTTTGCTAAGTGGCGAGAGGACAGAAAACCGGTTGAAGAAGCCGACAACATTTCTTTGCAAGTTAAA ATTCAGAAATGAATTACCAGATCCGACAGCGCAACCAAAGCTTTTGACTTTAAGAAGAGACCCAGATCG ATTTACAAAATACTCAATTACTTCATTGGAGAAAATGCACAAGCCTCAACTATATGTCGAACCAGACCTTGGAATTCCACTTGACCTTCTTGATCTCAGCGTATACAA TCCTCCCAAGGGCGTAAAGATACCACTTGCTCCAGAAGATGAAGAGTTGTTGCGCGATGACAATCCTATAACCCCCATCAAGAAAGATGGcataaaaaagaaggaaaggCCAACTGACAAAGGTGTTTCTTGGCTGGTCAAAACACAATACATCTCTCCTCTTAGCACGGAGTCAGCGAAACAG TCTCTTACTGAAAAGCAAGCTAAAGAATTGCGAGAAACAAAAGGTGGACGCAACATCTTGGAGAATCTTAACAAGAG AGATAGACAAATCCAGGAGATTGAGGCTTCTTTTGAGGCATGCAAGTCACGGCCCATTCATGCAACCAATCGCAGATTGCAACCTGTCAAAGTCCAGCCACTTTACCCCGACTTTGATCG GTACAAGGACCCGTTTGTGCTTGCGAATTACGATAGTGCTCCAACTGCTGATTCAGAAACCTACAACAAGTTGGATAAAACTGTCCGTGATGCATGTGAATCACAG GCCGTTATGAAAAGCTTTGTGGCTACAAGCTCAGATGCAGATAAACCTGACAAATTTCTGGCATATATGGTCCCTGCACCGAATGAG CTGTCGAAGGATATGTATGATGAAAATGAGGATATCTCATACTCTTGGGTTCGGGAGTATCACTGGGAT GTACGAGGTGATGATGCAGATGATCCTAATACGTATGTTGTGGCGTTTGGGGAAACAGAGGCCCGTTACATG CCTCTTCCAACAAAGCTTGTTCTGAGAAAAAAGAGAGCTAGAGAGGGAAAATCAAATGAAGAAGTCGAGCATTTCCCAGTTCCCTCGAAAGTCACAGTAAGGAAGAGACCAACTGCAGCTGCCATTGAACTGAAAGAAGAAGGG GGTTATACAACAGCTTTGAAGGGGAATGTTTCAAGTTCAAAGAGAACAAGAATCAGTCATGAAGATGATGTTGGTGAACAACATAACAATATGCATGATGATGATCAAGATCAATCTAGTGGTGGCGAGTACTATATGTCTGATTGA
- the LOC125857837 gene encoding clavaminate synthase-like protein At3g21360 — protein MPENLLTQVGIPQQKLYNGVPFPAVFTPNSNQPKSQLPQIIKEQKTWIGSLLHQSGAILFRGFPVNSASDFNDVVEAFGYEELPYVGGAAPRTSVVGRVFTANESPPDQKIPFHHEMAQVPEYPSKLFFFCDVEPESGGETPIVLSHVVYEKMKDKYPEFVERLEEHGLIYIRVLGEDDDPSSPIGRGWKSTFLTKDKSVAEERAAKLGMKLEWLEDGVKTVMGPIPGIKFNQERQQKIWFNSMVAAYTGWKDGRNDPVKAVTFGDGQPLPAEVVHDCLSILEDESVAIPWKKGDVLLIDNLAVLHSRKSFNPPRRVLASLCK, from the exons atgCCGGAAAATTTGTTGACCCAAGTCGGAATACCTCAGCAGAAGCTTTACAATGGAGTTCCTTTCCCAGCTGTGTTTACTCCCAACTCTAATCAACCTAAATCCCAACTTCCTCAGATaatcaaagaacaaaaaacatGGATTGGGTCTCTTCTCCATCAATCTGGGGCTATTCTTTTTAGGGGATTTCCGGTGAACTCAGCATCAGACTTTAACGACGTCGTTGAAGCTTTCGGCTATGAGGAACTGCCGTACGTCGGCGGCGCTGCTCCTCGTACTAGTGTTGTTGGTCGTGTCTTCACTGCTAATGAATCCCCGCCTGATCAAAAAATTCCATTTCATCATGAAATGGCTCAG GTTCCCGAGTatccatcaaaattatttttcttttgtgatgtGGAACCTGAAAGTGGGGGAGAAACTCCAATAGTCCTAAGTCATGTTGTCTATGAGAAGATGAAGGATAAGTATCCTGAGTTTGTTGAGCGATTGGAAGAGCATGGCTTAATCTATATAAGGGTATTAGGGGAAGATGATGATCCTTCTTCCCCGATTGGTCGAGGCTGGAAGTCTACATTTTTAACCAAAGATAAGAGTGTTGCTGAAGAAAG GGCTGCCAAGTTAGGGATGAAGCTGGAATGGCTAGAAGATGGAGTTAAAACCGTAATGGGACCTATACCAGGCATCAAATTCAACCAAGAAAGGCAGCAGAAAATATGGTTCAATAGCATGGTAGCTGCTTATACTGGATGGAAAGATGGTAGAAACGATCCTGTGAAAGCAGTCACTTTCGGAGATGGTCAGCCTTTGCCTGCTGAAGTTGTACATGATTGTTTAAGCATCCTTGAGGATGAAAGTGTTGCGATTCCATGGAAGAAAGGTGATGTCTTGCTGATTGATAATTTGGCTGTTCTTCACTCCAGGAAATCTTTCAACCCACCTCGTCGTGTGTTAGCTTCACTCTGCAAGTAA